The following proteins are encoded in a genomic region of Huiozyma naganishii CBS 8797 chromosome 9, complete genome:
- the ZIP2 gene encoding Zip2p (similar to Saccharomyces cerevisiae ZIP2 (YGL249W); ancestral locus Anc_3.576) produces the protein MNTLYFDFWEQELENKNKSTGGYEELVIKVKESVTLQRRARRILGQLNKTFNQTKEGNCWGHNNLVLPSKDDLTRFSLPNIPRCYQYTANGVFPFSSWKLHNDIDQQVVPKELKEKLTVSKQNLEILKELRNDKRPSFNESFCDLLGKQKIMGFYIVPEDQISKKTAAYKTYYKRVSGELMPAKLQHEFDTLMDEELVNIVEFYQDFDETVRMKPFRYQGFSKFILEINIPFHQHKKRNLEFLLWKNSNSPLPEDNTIFKSLESKVFNASFHEFEFYRLPIRGFDRKNSKKRQRFQFRSKQVWRLDKEKLKQINWNPFRALKNLQLCTLLDKDRIKQQYFTLPKAPPFNQYLRCGELDLIDMERKMFTNLTLLVQTPVEQIEEEKNNLDMTVSANDGKETPINVRSSSVEVTQPSINTSRMALKRSFIDDDLRSLLELKRKKRNKKQKTGDDESVNNTTILELLECGTIIQETNVSAEKIERVRTPIVEHSKPKSLCNKFVSAIDLSNKIAILNTTLLKKNLLILQNLVQNGANIVELQLPTPCDFILDSTTCLLRLDIAQFFQKTHHGKLMYQTQISKLLREYHKVIILVEYSKGFEDYDPDIFWKVRLFLENPRCECSFTTSELSAVSYWIQWYITRYSPNTGYNMDDLEETQESKYHEVLSFLSINPFALQDIVNRFTLPEFLFYMSPGNENPFLKGVLTKSQRHRTEQLLSLHW, from the coding sequence ATGAACACATTGTACTTTGATTTTTGGGAACAGGAGTTGGAAAATAAGAACAAGAGCACTGGCGGCTATGAAGAATTGGTTATTAAGGTAAAGGAAAGCGTGACTTTACAACGAAGAGCACGAAGGATTTTGGGACAGTTAAACAAGACTTTCAACCAAACAAAAGAGGGGAACTGTTGGGGACATAACAATTTGGTGCTACCGAGCAAAGATGACTTGACACGATTTTCCCTACCGAATATTCCACGTTGTTACCAATACACAGCAAACGGAGTATTTCCATTTAGCTCATGGAAACTACACAACGACATTGACCAACAGGTGGTCCCaaaagagttgaaggaaaagCTGACTGTGAGCAAACAGAATTTGGAAATATTGAAGGAATTGAGAAATGACAAGCGTCCCTCATTCAATGAATCGTTCTGCGACCTATTaggaaaacaaaaaataatggGGTTTTATATAGTGCCCGAAGATCAGATTAGTAAGAAAACCGCCGCTTACAAAACTTATTACAAACGTGTCTCTGGCGAATTAATGCCAGCTAAATTACAGCATGAATTTGACACTCTTATGGATGAAGAGCTAGTTAACATTGTAGAGTTCTACCAAGACTTCGATGAAACGGTTAGAATGAAACCTTTTAGGTATCAAGGGTTTAGCAAGTTCATCTTGGAAATAAATATACCCTTTCATCAACacaaaaagagaaatttAGAATTCTTGTTGTGGAAAAACTCCAATTCGCCTTTACCAGAGGATAACACTATTTTCAAGAGTTTGGAAAGCAAAGTATTCAACGCTAGTTTCCACGAGTTTGAGTTTTACAGACTCCCAATTCGTGGTTTCGATAGAAAGAACAGCAAAAAAAGGCAAAGATTTCAATTCAGGTCAAAGCAAGTTTGGAGACTTGAcaaggagaaactgaagcAGATAAATTGGAATCCGTTTAGAGCCCTAAAGAATTTACAGTTATGCACACTGCTAGATAAAGACAGAATCAAACAACAGTATTTCACACTACCAAAAGCACCTCCTTTTAATCAATATCTACGTTGTGGGGAGCTTGATCTAATAGACATGGAAAGAAAGATGTTTACCAACCTTACTCTGCTCGTTCAGACACCTGTTGAACAGATCgaggaagagaaaaataACTTAGATATgacagtttctgcaaaCGATGGAAAAGAAACCCCAATCAATGTGAGGTCCTCGAGCGTCGAGGTTACACAACCGAGTATCAACACCTCAAGAATGGCACTAAAGAGGTCTTTTATTGACGACGACTTGCGTTCTCTGCTGGaactgaagaggaaaaaaaggaacaagaaacaaaaaactggTGACGATGAATCCGTGAACAATACTACTATTTTAGAACTTCTAGAATGTGGGACAATAATCCAGGAAACGAACGTTTCAGCAGAAAAGATCGAGCGTGTACGAACACCTATTGTGGAACATTCAAAACCAAAGTCTCTGTGCAATAAGTTTGTAAGCGCCATTGATCTATCAAATAAGATTGCTATCTTGAATACCACattgttgaaaaaaaaccTTCTTATATTGCAgaatcttgttcaaaatgGTGCCAACATTGTGGAATTGCAACTCCCAACCCCGTGTGACTTTATCCTCGACAGCACAACCTGTCTACTGCGCTTGGATATAGCCCAATTTTTCCAGAAAACCCACCATGGTAAATTAATGTACCAAACGCAGATATCAAAGCTTCTCCGGGAGTATCACAAGGTCATCATATTGGTAGAGTATTCCAAAGGGTTTGAAGACTACGACCCCGACATCTTCTGGAAAGTACGACTCTTTTTGGAGAATCCGCGCTGCGAATGCTCCTTTACTACGAGTGAACTTAGCGCGGTCTCCTACTGGATACAATGGTACATCACACGATATTCACCAAACACTGGGTACAATATGGATGATCTGGAGGAGACCCAAGAAAGCAAATACCACGAAGTGTTGTCGTTCCTATCGATCAACCCGTTCGCCCTGCAAGATATCGTGAACCGCTTCACTCTACCAGAGTTTCTGTTCTATATGTCCCCTGGGAACGAAAACCCATTTTTGAAAGGTGTACTGACCAAGTCACAACGTCACAGAACGGAGCAACTGCTGTCACTACACTGGTAG